A window of Melopsittacus undulatus isolate bMelUnd1 chromosome 2, bMelUnd1.mat.Z, whole genome shotgun sequence contains these coding sequences:
- the C2H11orf54 gene encoding ester hydrolase C11orf54 homolog produces MAKVERFAFHVPSLEELAGVLQKGLKENFADAQVSVVDCPDLTQEPFNFPAKGICGKPRIADVGGVPYLIPVAQKEKVYDLNTVAKDIELPGAFILGAGAASSKTLGVNAELIPIVQTKSEKKPAVNGSYFAQINPADKGCLLEKYSSKSTDCEFALLANLYASEGQPGKVIEVKANGRTGELNFVSCLRQILEKQYGEKPVGMGGTFIIQKGKAKIHIMPSEFSACPLNTDEDVNNWLKFFEMKAPLICQPVIVSRDPGFDLRLEHTHCFSHHGEGGHYHQDTSPDSVQYLGYFLPAELLFRIDRPQETHLIGRD; encoded by the exons ATGGCCAAAGTCGAAAGGTTTGCTTTTCATGTTCCAAGTCTGGAGGAGCTTGCGGGGG TTTTGCAGAAAGGGCTCAAAGAAAACTTTGCTGATGCTCAAGTGTCTGTTGTAGACTGCCCTGATCTGACTCAGGAACCCTTCAACTTTCCTGCCAAAG GAATCTGCGGAAAACCTAGGATAGCAGATGTGGGAGGTGTTCCTTACCTCATACCTgttgcacagaaagaaaaa GTTTATGATCTAAATACAGTTGCAAAGGACATAGAGCTGCCTGGAGCTTTCATtcttggagctggagctgcttcGTCTAAGACTCTTGGAGTAAATGCTGAG cttatcCCTATTGTTCAAActaagagtgaaaaaaaacctgctgtaAATGGGAGCTATTTTGCTCAGATAAATCCTGCAGATAAAGGGTGCCTGCTTGAGAAGTACAGCAGTAAATCCACTGACTGTGAGTTTGCGCTCTTGGCCAACCTTTATGCCAGTGAAGGCCAACCTGGTAAG GTCATTGAAGTGAAAGCCAATGGAAGAACTGGGGAACTGAACTTTGTGTCTTGTCTGAGACAAATTTTAGAGAAACAATATGGAGAAAAGCCAGTTGGGATGGGTGGTACATTTATCATTCAGAAGGGGAAAGCCAAGATTCACATTATG CCTTCAGAATTTTCTGCCTGTCCTCTGAATACCGATGAAGATGTGAACAACTGGCTCAAATTCTTTGAAATGAAGGCTCCACTGATTTGTCAGCCAGTAATAGTTTCCAGAGATCCA GGCTTTGACCTGCGTCTGGAGCACACCCACTGCTTCAGCCACCACGGGGAAGGAGGGCACTACCATCAGGATACCAGTCCCGACAGCGTGCAGTACCTGGGGTACTTCCTGCCTGCCGAGCTGCTCTTCCGCATCGACAGGCCCCAGGAGACCCACCTTATCGGGAGAGACTGA